The region TATTGTTAGCTATATCTGATTCAACCTCATTGTTATTAAAGTATCAATTGTATTGCAGTGTAGCCTACTGTATCTTCTTTTGTCAATCAATCATTTCTTCATTCTCATTTGTAATTGTATCAGATTCTCTATTTTATAAATCTTAATATTTCTAATTGTTTAATCTTCATGTAATCCATGCAACGCAAAACAGAATAAGGTTCTCACCTTTCACAACATGTGAGTGATCTATAATTCTAACCTTAtacaatgaatatttttttattgggaGTTAGTACATGTTTGGGTGTGCTTGTGTTGTGAAAAGGTGTGAATCTGATGTGCTTCATGCCCTCCATCGGACTGGGCCTCAATGTAGCTGTGACCCGAGATCAATATGCAATCTAACCACCCCTGGGGCGGGCCAGACTGTGATACACGAAGCAGCTCGACGGCTGCCAACACTCTATCAACTCACAAGTCTttacaggggggaaaaaaaaacacatttacaatgaCAGCGGTGCTGCAGAGAGCCAAGTGGCCTACAAACGGCAAATTCTGTCATGCCAAATTATTCATCCCATAAATGATCAATGGTGTCAATAACAACAAGTGTGTATGACTTACATGTTAGTGTTGGCAGTGGAGGTGAGCCACTCTCCTGCCAGGCCGATGATGTCCAAACCTGAGGACAACTGGTTGAAGAAGCGAGGGTGACCTGAGAGAGAAACATACACAAAACATAAACTTGTTGTACGACAAGCAGTTTAATTGTGTGGGgaaatgctgctgctgctgaaatCTCCTACTTAACTCGAATTTGTGCTTTTTGTAAGTCAACGAAACCTAAATAGATTGTTGTACTGCTCTGGTAACAAGGTTATAATGTGACAGCCATTTAGACTCAAGGTGCTCGCACACGTAGTCAGCCTCAAAAATGCCTGCAGCCTAAATGCAGTCATGGATATAAATAGCATGTAAATGTGGTGTTAGTAGGCCCACATAAtaagtatgttttatatttaaactgTATTATTGCACTTGGTCAAAGCAATAGGTACACCGCAGGTGTTGAAGGAGTTGCAAAAATTACAATGACAAACTGACAGGAGGCAATCGTTTTATATTGCTACTGCAGTACAGTTAGACTGGTGTAAAACTGCGCTGTATCATACTTagacagtggtgccttgagaaatGAGTTGAATTCCTCCCATGAAAATGCTCAAGCCTCAAATCATTACAATATTCCTTGCTTCCTTTTTCTTCTGTCATGATTTTGTAATGTTTCCCTTGGGTTTCCCTTTGTCTCGTCAAGTCTTCTGGGGTATATGACACGGagaaggcgggacttccgacttcctggtttccACATATCCGATTTGTTTcagtttcctgtttgcgacgtgtgggccgcatcccagttcttgcgcttctgcCTTTGTGTCCCTCGGTTGCGCATTCCCGTCGACGAGTGCAAGTCTGTAGTGCGTCTGTCTCAGTTCGAAGCAAttcagagagttgagatgcCCTGCGCGCTCCCGCGATGGGCGGTTGGGGGTCGCAGGGGTTTGAAACGCAAACGCGGAAGTcgaaagtccgtggcatctaccccattacgTCCACCTCTACTTGTCATCCCACCCCCCTTGTGTTAGCCAGTCAGTTCCCTCAAccacgtgtgtcttgtccaggtgtccctCATTGTCTAATTAGTGAGTGGGGTgcgactcgacagcacgcacggaTTTATGACTGATTTACGCATTCATGGATGTCGTCCAATGCGCTACcgacaagcagcattgacaatccattcatatgtaaaTCCGTGCGTGCTGTAGAGTCGCGccaggagtgacgtcatgcagccgacaaatccGGCCTTCGAAGGACCAAGCTTTGTGATTTTGGACACAAGCTGTGTTGGTCCATTGTCGTCCCTCCAAGTTCTGTCGTTGCCACGTCCTGTCTCCCGTTTAGTTTATCAAGTTGATTCtagactttgttgtttttgtgtttggctTTCAGTTCCATGTTCACCTCCTcgtttttgtttcattaaaaaaaaaaaacactggacagAGAGGATAAAAAGTCCTCGGATCTCAAGTTTTTGTTCACAagtcaaagttgttgtttttttgtcagaatGATGGCTTacgtggcattaaaaaaaagaaaaactccgAATGTCACTTGCATTTCACGACACAATTATATTTCATGCCAGTCATGTTCACAAATAGGGCGACAACATTTTAGAAAGTTTTACACCACTGCAACTACAATAGCCTACTAAACATTAAGAGTAAGAGAATTGTTATATTTGTATTAGAACTTATGATACTGATCCATTATGATTTCATTGTAGGCTATTGTGCAAGGTGTAACGTTCAGTACCACGGCCAGCTCCGAGTCCCACCGGTATTTCTCAGGAAAACAATCACGGATCTCAGGGTTCAAAATGAAGTAGACGCagaatgatatactgtatgaaaCCCAAGGGACAGTTTGAGCGCTGTCGTTTTAACAGCTGCAAACAGGCCACGTTAGGACGCCTTCAGGCGACACTTACTTTAATAAGTCAGACGGCAGCGCACAGGGACGTCAAGTGAATTAATGCCATGGGGACAATAAATAAGCCAGCAGATTCTTTTTAAACTGGGTAGTGGGAGGGGTGGCGGGGTCTGCTGAATTGTACATTAGCATTGTTGTCATTAATTCAACTTTCCTCCGCCTTTAATTGGCCAAAAGTCAagatattgtatttttatttttttttttacatttctttctcATACCTGTCCGGACACCATATTTGAGCGTGTCCCTGCAGTCCACCAGAATCTGCTCCAGAGACTCGGGCTGGTCGGAGAGCTCTAGGTTAAAGCCCTCCATGCCCTCCAGGAGCTGGTGAGGGTGGTGAAAGTCCAGCACCTTGGTGGAGCGGTCGAACGTCTTCTTCACGTAGTTGGTCAGGATGTCAACCACCTCCAGTAAAAACTGCATGGTTGGTTCCTCTCCATTCTTTGCGGGCAACAAGTCTAGAAGATGCCAGGGGAAATTATTTCTGATTAAAGCTTGTGAAAATGCAGTACTATAGGGTGgtagtgaggaggaggaggggggggggggtgtatttcATTTCATGCATTAGGTTACATGTAACTTAAGCAAAGGTGCATATATTGTTCATCTAACCAAGTGAAGTGTTAGCttcattgtgttaaatgaagATGAGTGGCCCTACAATCACAAAATATGCTTTTAATTGGAAATCCAGCAGAAGaagttgtgatatttttttaaattattaatttatttaatttatttaattatatatttatacattttagcatggttaaataaaggtaaaaaaaagaaaagaaaaagaaaaaagaatgataaacttgaaagattttttttgatttCCTTTTTTGAATTTGGTTTGATCATTAAGGTAATATTTCTTAAATGCGGAACCTTTAGGCTATATTTGCTTACCTCTGGCAAACAAGTTTGAGAAGTCGGTCTCGGTGCGTCGGAACCGGGCGTCCCTGTCACTGTTGTCACAGGAGAGCAGATTCTTCTGACCCAGGCGGCCTTTTTCCTCCAGGCTGTTGTTCTTCTGCAGGAACCCTAGCGTGTTGCACGGGGAAGTGCACGAGTTATCGCCAAACATCTCCATCATGCAATATTTATATCagtatacaaatgtattttcatataagaaaaaaattaataacgtGTCACTATTCCTCTAGTTGTTCTTCggcatcatttaaaaacaatgtatttCTGGTGGAGGCCAAATCAAACCAAACCTAGGCTATATATAGAATAAACCACAcccccgacacacacacacacacacacactgatcgGCTCAGTGATCCGCGGACAGCTTTCGGCTATGGCCCCGTGTCGCCAGTAGCCTACTAAGCCCCCACCCCACCATAAAAAGGGTTAATGAAGGATGCCAGAGCGGCAGCGTGTCTGCCTTCACTATATGGGCCTACACGGTGATTGATCCGCTCCCTGTGAAGGTCCATGAGGCCTGCTAattgtgcaaaataaaaataaataaaaatataatgtaattaatgaattgactgattaataataataataataataattaaaaaataaaaaatgatcgcttgcatttcatttagattttttttaaattattttcagttCATATAATTTTACATTTCGAAAAATGATATCGTACATTCAGAGTTACACATTCAAAACCAATACGCTAATCCATTCAAATGTAGAGTAGATTAATCATCGTCTGAAAcccatttgaggaataagcggttaagaaaatggatggatggaggaatcCTATTTAGTCAATTTCTCCTTgatcacaataataaataaaacaatcttaCATTATGTTTGTTTCGGGGCTGTCTTGTAAATGTCTCCAAcaaacattcatatttttaattatatacaaTTATAGGGTTAGTAGAGGCCAATTCTGTAATTTTGCTCACTGAATTCTGACCTATACGTGACTGtaaaattttcaaaacaaatgtagGCCTATTACAATTTATCTGACCGTGGGTGCTTTGCAGCATATTTTTCTGTGCTGTCTGAAGTAGGTTTGTCCCCTTGTTTGTAGAACGGAAAAGACATTGGGAGGATCCGGGGGCGGTCAGAGTGGGTGAGAGGAGCTCTCATCATCAGACCCACGGGGTAATGTCCACTGACCTTTCCAAGATGGTAACGCAGTGTGACAGTTTCGTTCTCACAGCCTCTATACAGTGGCCTATTTTACAAGGCAGGAAATGGCTGCGAACGCAAGAATAATAAAACACAGCCCTCTGCTGACACGGTGGAGTTTTTGTAAACACTCACCTGACATTATAGGCGATGTAATGAcctccaatacaagagctgtatgaAATAGACTTCATaaagtaatttttattttattgaactcTTGCTGCATTATAATGAGCTGTTTTGACTCTACAGAGCATTTCCTACTAATAATGAtctatattatattaaaattaaaacatctTGTTGGATCTCATcaggtatatttatttatttatttacaatttatttattattattattattattattattattattattattattattattattctgaaaCGTGTTTTCTTACAAATATTGACGGCCCGTTCCGACTTGCACATTCGTTCGAACGGAATTCCGTCGCAAAGGGAGGACCACGTAAAGGCCACGCTCATAATACTTGCAGGATGCAGGAGACAACTTACCACAAATCCTCATGCCCAGTTTCCGTGTACAGCCATGCATCCACGCATATTCGTAGGCTAAAACAGAATAGACCTTTAAGTTTGTGATGTATATGGCGGCGGGAGATTGATGCAAAAGGCGGCCAAGCACAGTAGAAGCGTGAAGCGTGAGGCGGGCGGCAATTTGGCCGGGTGTGTGACAACCAGAATATAtccttggaaaaaaatagattcgaAAGTTCTGCTTGTATCCGTTAATTTGGGAACATGATTGTAGCATACTGTATTtggttcttgaaaaaaaattacaaaattgacATATTAATTTAGTGTAAACTGTAGgcctatactttttttctaggcTGTGATTTCTTTAGACATAAGGAGATAAGTCATAACATTTCCGACCTACAAGGCCAAATCAATAGGGACACACTGGctcacacactcgcacacacacatgcagccaAAGGGGCCGGGCGGGAATTAACACCCGTGAAATGAGCTCACGGAGGAGGGTGGGAATTAATTGAGTAAAACAGCGTGTGTGACTGGAGCTAGCTGGTGATGGTCCTGGAAATAGGTTAGAGCAGACACTTCGAGACACGCAGTCTCACTCATACACACAAAAGCGTGGACATGCGTGAGCCGAGATGACGTCCATTAGGACCCAATGCAAAGCGACATAGCCACGGCGCGGACAAATAAAATGCCAGAAACTTtcacaacaataataaacatattttttttcaagcttttcAAAAGCGATTAGACCGAAGAGTGCACAGACACGCGCACGCGCGACCACATAGGCCACAAGCCACGGGGAGTGAAATGAAGCATATAGCAGAGATAATGGCATCATACTGCTGCGTccagacaggcagacagacaacCAACCCGAGAGACAGACAGGCAGCTGTGATGGCTCTGTTTTTAACCGCAGTGATTAACGACGGAGCCTACACAGCAAATGACCCGGGCAACAGTCGCTTCCCCCCCCCAGACAGAGAAGGAGGGGTGACGGCAGAGAGGAGAGAGCCAGACGAACGGAGGGAGGGCGTTTAAGTGAGTGCATGTGCGCACTTTGAGCAAGGCACCCGCGCTTAGGCTACGGCCAGCCATGCACAGCATCTCAGTGAAGGGCGGCCTTTTACTAGATGTGACTGACCCTCGGGGGTCGATGCAGCGAGGTGCTATATGCACATACTTGTGGATGAGGGTCTTAAATTGGCGGTGTTGGGGTCCTGTTCCCCGCCGGTGGTTCTCGGCTCTGACGTGGCCATCACTCTCTTCTCTTATCTGATCTCCAAGAAGGCTATTATTCAACTGTAAACAAAGCAGACCAGTTAGAATGATAAATCAGCCACTTTGTCGCATTTAATGTAGGACATGTCAATTGAATGatataaaatgataataatattttttaatgcagtattgCAAGAAAGCCAGCTGAGCATTGGGTGCGCAATTTGGAAGCACAATTGCGCACTGACAGAACTGACACAATAAGGATAAACCCTGGCGGAGATAAGACGAAGCCGACATCCATTTCGGAAACGCGCTGCAATATTTCTTGAACTCAATTAGCCGTTAAATTCTGTCAGAGCCGCAGTAAATATCAGTCGATGGAATACTGACACGTtaagaagaaaacaaagagATGGTATCAtggaaatgacaataaaaactcACTGGAgaaaatatgattattattattttttgttttcgtttACAAGTGTTTGGAGAAATAGATTTTTGACATGTGAAAAACAATCTATAGACATATTAAATGCACGGAAACATAGTACAACGAATATTGCTAAATATTCAACACCATCctataaataacaacaacaacaaagcaaaaaTTGACAATTCATTCCGGTCATCAGCAAAATATGTGCAAGatgctttttaaacaaaatcccTCTTGTTTGGATTAAGGCGCCATAAATGCATTTACGCACAAGATGCCGTGCAATGTGAGGGATGAAAGCCAGACGTCTTACCGGCACGCAGGAGCGTCCACAGGTAGCGGAATCCACAAAAGTAGACGCTGTAAAGGCTCAGAGGTGCAAATGTCTGGAGTCTATTGCAAAGCGCGCCAATAACATCCTATCCAGCGGTGCACAAGTGAGCACTGTCTCCCTCAAGAACACTTTTATGCCTTATTTATATGAGGAGCTGCGACTGCCCATTGGTctgttcacattcacacacaagacacacacaGTCGTGAGTCACACGCACCCTcacctcctcccccccccccccccatgactCAGAAGGCTTGTCAAGGGACACACGCACAATCGATTAAGAagcccaaaaagaaaaagttaatagaaacaaataataaaattgcaAATCTCCCACCAGATTGTGCAATTTGTGCCCAGTATGGGATATGTTTGCAAATGCGTGACCTTGGGAGGACAATTTCTTTTGGGTCAATTTTGAGACCCAATGTCTTTGGAGTCACAGCTCAATCTGGATGATTGATTTTCAGATGCTTCCTtcataatacagtacattgcaCTTTGTAAATTCCACTCCAAAAGGTAAAACACTTTGAGGGGCGAAGTGGTAATCTGGACATTTTGGCAATTTCCCGGTGGGCCGACCTGCGGATCCCTTTCTGTTTTGAAATGATGTGTATTTGCAACATGTAAACCAGTTGACACCTTCTCACacacatttaataataacatGCACAATGCAGACACAGGCAGGtcattactgtatattaaaaatcaaCAATTCCAAACATATAAAGCAGGCAGATTGTCATAGTAGTCAAACgatatttcatcacattttgtaatccaaaataatcctcacaaatcaaattacaacaatccaaaatccTATGCTTTTCCATTTCGAATGACCCACTCCGACCCCAAAGCGTTGGAGgccaatgtaaacaacaaagatggctgattacaCTAAATTGCTTGTTGCTCTGGTTAACGCAGTCAGTCCAGTTCGGTTAAGTTAAGATACttcaaataactaaattaatgacataataaataaagaaataaatacagtatgttcataCTTGTGTAAATTATATTTTGCCATTCAAGATCTGTGTCTCTATTGGTGAGTGACGTCAGATTGAAACCGGTGATGtcggggtcttttttttctcccgatTTTGCAACTTTCCCATGCACACTTCCTGTTGTGAAGTCAGAAAAGTccaacttcccaccttcctcttgtccttgaatgcaacatttgtatttgtcaCCTAAGCTTGGAATTGTCACTAGTACTGGCAGCGCTAATCAATTATTTACTTGTTGACACCTCCAAGTAATTTAATACCCAAAGTAGCAGTACTTGAATACACGACCTCCGGCACCGTAACGGTTTTACACCCTGTCTGTTCAAAACAACACATGACTAAAGCAGCACAATActtataactcattttccagtattggTTTAGGCATTGTGTACACAGCAAAATCAGAAGTGCTAATTCAACTCCTAtagagttaaatttaacacttcaaAAGTGCTTATATTGGTCCACTCTACACATAGTTAAAACATCACTTTCAAAAGTGTTAGTTAAGTGCGAGTTAAAGCAACTCTGATGGTAGTTAAAATTTAACACGGGCCAACAACTGCtcagtgttgattttacacTACACTAGTGTATAGTGTTAAAGTATTACACTATTTagtgttgtattttttaacactAAAACGAGTTGCTAAATATTTAACTCATGTAGAGAGTCAAAAAATTACTGCAGTGTAATTTTAAACTCCCAATTGTTTCCCACGTGCTCTCATACATtctattaaaaacacacacatttgtatttaaatacaatatttaataacaACTCCACCACATAACAATGCATTGACTTAACAATAACACATCCCATTGGCCAACCAATCCTCAAGCACAGGTTATAATATGACAATGTGGTACAATATATgatttttcatccatctcattaGAACACAGTTTGTCATGGGGTTTGCAATAAATCAGCTTATCAATGCAGCACAAAAAAAGGAACCTGCCCTTCCCTTGACACAATATGCGTTAAAGTGGATTGTCTGGACAAACTGTCTGAGATGGTGAAGGCCCATTTTCTTTCCATGTGTCCACTTTGTCATTGAGCTCTATTGAAACATTGTCTTTGTGAAAATTAGCCAGATATTTCTTGAATCCTGAATAAGTGCAAAACGATGAACAACATCCTTGCTCTCCACATTTCaaacgtcaatttttttttcctgtgtatAGACCATGGTGGAATCTCAAATGCTGACAAAGCAATGCAGAACTTTTGTGGTGTACTTTACAGATGAAACAAGTCAACATAGGAAGTGAATCACCTTAAATATCGGTGTGAAAAAGTCTCGCTCTCAGGTCTTTGACTCTAGGATTTTCCTTTGCAGCTCCCAGGTCAATGTTGAAAACTGTTGTCTGGATGAACGTGTAAAAGCTTTTGAGGGATTCATGGTAGTTGATACTGAAGATAAAGTGAGCCTTGAAGAGCTCATCGAACGCTGCCAGGGACGTCTGAGCCTTGCAAGGGATGGCCTTGTGGTCAACAATGACATAGAACTGTTGGATGTTGTTCTTCTGCTCCCCAACACACAGAAGGAAGGGCTGTCCTGGTTCAGATCTCTCAAGGAATGTCTGCACACTGGCTCCAATCTGCAACACAGATGAGAAAAtattttagtttcattttgtaagtgtatatcaattttttttcttccttgtgGTTTAAAATGGTGGAATACATGGTTTGATGTATCTGTTTTAAGTAGTCAGTTGAAGTACTAAAAGTAAATTTACCCACATTTTAATACAGCTAAAATTAAAGTCCATCGAATGACTGCTTACCCTCAGATATCTCACTACATGGCTGATCGCTTGGAAGGAACTGATTTTAGCGCTCTTCTTGTGACCTTTTGAAGTTGGGGGAAGGAGGTGAACCAACAGCAGAATGCTTGACAGATCACTGTCCCAACCTAGTGTCAAAGTTGACAAATAAGACAGTTTCAAATACTTTCATCTTaaaatttcattaaataaatactaattgTATAAAGAAAATTCATGTTTCAAAAGACAGAATGAGCCACACTTACTAGATTCATCCGGTCTATCCTGTGCAGCCAAGAGTTCATCAACATGCTCATTGGAAACCAGGTTCTTGCAATTTGCCAGGACCCTAGGCTTAAAGTATGTGGACCATTTTGCCAGCAAACTACCAGAAATCTCTGCTCCAAACATCATGGTGAAGTCCTGGTCAATCTACAAACACAAAGACCCAATTTGTGCCAACCCAGAGAAAAGTTACTACTACAGTAATTATAATAGTTAATGCATGTTCCACTGAATATATCTTGTTCACTTCAAAATTCTTCAACCAAACATTTCATCCTCACCAGGCCAGGTATGTCCAGGAATCGGGGAAAAACATCCAAAAGCGTTGAAGAGTCTTGCTGGTCATGAACCAGTGTCTGGCGGTATTGAAATGTTGCCCTCATCTTCTCTTTGATGACAGATACATCAGTTGAATGCTTCAGTAAAGAGATTGCTTCAGAACATTCATCTCCATTCAGTTGCTCATCAATCAGGACCAATTCCCTCTTGGCACTTGGACCACTTGGACCCAAAGTGCTGGTTGAGCATCTCTGGGACTGGGCAGTATTGCGCTGGACAGTCTTTATTCTCCAGGCCAAATAGCCAGATCCACTCTGCGCATCATACTAGTGTTCCTGTGAAAATCCAACACGAGAAACATGAAATAGCCGCACAGAAGACAAACTGATGATAAGGAGATGATTaaccaaaaaaattacatcattGTAATTAGAAAACTTACATATCCATTTTTTGAGAATGGATCTTTGAGGTTGGGAAATAAAGTGATGATGCCAAGTGCATACTTTGTTCGTACATAGGCTGGTGGGAtcctccttaaaaaaaacagaaaatatattttatgagctgttaaataatttgttaaatttttttttaaatttggtacATTTTTCAAACCCATCAGCTTATGTTGATTAGAGAACGATATAGGCCGGGCCAATTACCAGTGCCAATAATTCAgcattttgaagaatatttgcattcaacttttttttttttttattaaatcagagGACTgataatagatcaatttaaaactgtgttactTCAGGGAAATATttctaagagatgctgctgatcctgggaactctctgcaccttctgtttttgtttgaaattaaaactaagaaaagtgaGGGAAAAATGTAAGATATTTTTACCTATTTTACCTTTTACTGTAGAAAAAATAGGAGT is a window of Vanacampus margaritifer isolate UIUO_Vmar chromosome 2, RoL_Vmar_1.0, whole genome shotgun sequence DNA encoding:
- the LOC144043082 gene encoding LOW QUALITY PROTEIN: uncharacterized protein LOC144043082 (The sequence of the model RefSeq protein was modified relative to this genomic sequence to represent the inferred CDS: substituted 1 base at 1 genomic stop codon); translated protein: MIGLTRKVRDVLHTKAGGGKILQEYERRKTLVDGTRRQMVNLLEASMIEVYGRIPPAYVRTKYALGIITLFPNLKDPFSKNGYEHXYDAQSGSGYLAWRIKTVQRNTAQSQRCSTSTLGPSGPSAKRELVLIDEQLNGDECSEAISLLKHSTDVSVIKEKMRATFQYRQTLVHDQQDSSTLLDVFPRFLDIPGLIDQDFTMMFGAEISGSLLAKWSTYFKPRVLANCKNLVSNEHVDELLAAQDRPDESSWDSDLSSILLLVHLLPPTSKGHKKSAKISSFQAISHVVRYLRIGASVQTFLERSEPGQPFLLCVGEQKNNIQQFYVIVDHKAIPCKAQTSLAAFDELFKAHFIFSINYHESLKSFYTFIQTTVFNIDLGAAKENPRVKDLRARLFHTDI